One Pirellulales bacterium genomic region harbors:
- the rpmA gene encoding 50S ribosomal protein L27, producing MAHKKGQGSSRNGRDSNAQRLGVKKFGGQAVIAGNILIRQRGTKWHPGRNVGQGSDDTLFALSDGEVYFDRGGRRINVRRPETA from the coding sequence ATGGCTCACAAGAAGGGACAGGGATCGAGCCGCAACGGACGCGACTCGAATGCACAACGACTGGGAGTCAAGAAGTTCGGCGGCCAGGCCGTCATCGCGGGCAATATCTTGATCCGCCAGCGCGGCACCAAGTGGCACCCGGGCCGCAACGTCGGCCAAGGCAGCGACGATACGCTCTTCGCGCTCTCTGACGGCGAAGTCTACTTCGACCGCGGCGGCCGCCGGATCAACGTGCGCCGGCCCGAGACGGCGTAG